One Rhinolophus sinicus isolate RSC01 linkage group LG06, ASM3656204v1, whole genome shotgun sequence DNA window includes the following coding sequences:
- the HPDL gene encoding 4-hydroxyphenylpyruvate dioxygenase-like protein, which yields MAAPVRRLCHVAFHVPVGQPLAQDLQRIFGFQSLAAREADGWRQLALRSGDAVFLVNEGSGTREPLYGLDPRHAVPSATNLCFDVPDAGAAAQALAVRGCSVLVPPVSVRDAHGAVTYTVVSSPAGNLSLTLLERADYRGPFLPGFWPLPSATGRDWISHVDHLTLACTPGSSPTLMHWFRDCLGFHHLPLSPGEDPELGLEVAAESGQGGLRLTALQTPAGSTGPTLVLAESLQRTASEQDQVKQFLARHRGPGLQHVGLYTPDILKATEGVAMAGGQFLTPPDAYYRQPGKKNQILAAGHEPTRLAGQGVLLDGDKGKFLLQVFTKSLFAEDTFFLELIQRQGATGFGQGNIRALWQSVEEQHARGQKARGEPELGAATCPGESSTGPAGSEKHLEAQSERLCS from the coding sequence ATGGCTGCGCCCGTCCGCCGTCTGTGCCACGTTGCCTTCCACGTGCCCGTGGGGCAGCCCCTTGCCCAGGATCTGCAGCGCATCTTCGGCTTCCAGTCCTTGGCGGCGCGGGAGGCAGACGGCTGGCGGCAGCTGGCCCTGCGCAGCGGCGACGCGGTCTTTTTGGTGAACGAGGGCTCGGGGACCCGGGAGCCGCTCTATGGCCTGGACCCGCGTCACGCCGTGCCCAGCGCCACCAACCTGTGCTTCGACGTGCCTGATGCCGGCGCAGCCGCCCAGGCGCTGGCGGTGCGGGGCTGCAGCGTGCTGGTGCCCCCCGTTAGCGTGCGGGACGCGCACGGTGCTGTCACCTACACTGTTGTCAGCTCCCCAGCCGGCAACCTCAGTCTGACGCTGCTGGAGCGCGCCGACTACCGCGGACCCTTCCTGCCCGGCTTCTGGCCCCTGCCCTCTGCAACCGGCCGGGACTGGATCAGCCACGTGGACCACCTGACCCTGGCCTGCACTCCCGGCAGCTCCCCCACGCTGATGCACTGGTTCCGCGATTGTCTAGGCTTTCACCACCTGCCACTGAGCCCAGGTGAGGATCCGGAGCTGGGCCTCGAGGTGGCAGCAGAGTCCGGGCAAGGGGGGCTGAGGCTCACTGCCCTGCAGACCCCTGCAGGCAGTACTGGCCCCACCCTCGTGCTGGCTGAGTCACTGCAAAGGACAGCCAGTGAACAGGACCAGGTGAAGCAGTTCCTGGCCCGGCACAGGGGGCCAGGCCTGCAGCACGTGGGGCTGTACACGCCGGACATCTTGAAAGCCACTGAAGGGGTGGCGATGGCTGGGGGCCAGTTCCTGACTCCTCCTGACGCCTACTACCGGCAGCCAGGCAAGAAAAATCAGATCCTAGCTGCAGGGCATGAGCCTACCCGGCTGGCTGGACAGGGAGTCCTGCTAGATGGCGATAAAGGCAAGTTTTTGCTTCAGGTCTTCACCAAGTCCCTCTTCGCAGAGGACACCTTCTTCCTAGAGCTGATTCAGAGGCAGGGGGCCACAGGCTTTGGCCAGGGCAACATCCGGGCCCTGTGGCAGTCTGTGGAGGAGCAACACGCCAGGGGCCAGAAAGCCCGAGGAGAGCCAGAGTTGGGTGCAGCCACCTGTCCTGGAGAGTCCAGTACAGGGCCTGCTGGAAGTGAGAAACACCTAGAGGCCCAGAGTGAAAGGCTTTGTTCCTAG